Sequence from the Nitrospinaceae bacterium genome:
CCCGTCCCCGAATTGCAGGACGAAATCGGACAACTGGCCAGAACGTTCAACGACATGATGGACCGTCTGGAAAGTTCCTTTTCCCAGATCCGGCAGTTCAGCAGTGACGCTTCTCATGAGCTCAGAACGCCACTCACCGTGCTTCAGGGGCAGAATGAACTGATTCTCAACAAAGAACGGCAAGCCAAGGAGTATCAGGAGGTCATATCCAGCAATCTTGAGGAAATCAATTACATGTCGAAAGTTCTGGAAGACCTGTTTGTGTTGTCGCGGTCCGATGAAAATCAGGTTCAGCTGGAATGCAAACCCATAAACTTAAGAGAGGTGATCGACGAGGTCTTCAACCACGCACAAGCCCTGGCGAACGACAAAAATATTACCATCACCGTCGCTTTCCTGGAGCCGGTCGAAATCAACGGCGACCCGGTGCGGCTCAGGCAGATGGTCTGGAATATTTTGCACAATGCGATCAAATACACGCAACCGGGCGGCCAGATAAAGATTTCCCTGGAAGACCAGGAGGACTCCGCTTTTTTGACCATTCAGGATACCGGCCTTGGCATTCCCGAGGAAGACCTTCCCCATATCTTCAATCGGTTTTTCCGGGTCGATAAAGCCCGGTCACGTCAGGAGGGGGGGAGCGGACTGGGATTGAGTATCTGCAAACACATCGTCGAAGCCCATAAAGGCCACATTGAGGTCGAAAGTAAAGTCGGCGCCGGCACCAAATTCAAAATCCGCCTCCCCAAGATTTCCACTCTGAAATCTTCAAAAGCCTGACTTTTCAT
This genomic interval carries:
- a CDS encoding two-component sensor histidine kinase produces the protein MALNSIQTRLTAWYVVLLGIVLILFSFFLYYFLSQRLYESVDNSLKVSATVVARSATMKFTQPPLPGLEQFFEQFLGYGNLNKFYRIYDGSGNVGSRSKNVDASKFPLTQLAYSDALKGQTTYETFNIDGIHPIRVITQPVLRGKDLVNLVQVGTSLESVRETLKNLKIFLLTAVPLVLLAATLFGRFIARRALKPVSRIIQTARDVGGGADLSKRIPVPELQDEIGQLARTFNDMMDRLESSFSQIRQFSSDASHELRTPLTVLQGQNELILNKERQAKEYQEVISSNLEEINYMSKVLEDLFVLSRSDENQVQLECKPINLREVIDEVFNHAQALANDKNITITVAFLEPVEINGDPVRLRQMVWNILHNAIKYTQPGGQIKISLEDQEDSAFLTIQDTGLGIPEEDLPHIFNRFFRVDKARSRQEGGSGLGLSICKHIVEAHKGHIEVESKVGAGTKFKIRLPKISTLKSSKA